Proteins encoded within one genomic window of Marasmius oreades isolate 03SP1 chromosome 4, whole genome shotgun sequence:
- a CDS encoding uncharacterized protein (MEROPS:MER0001884): MPGILPTSPNAPTFGHDSSLPNGSQKYREDIVREIKDNAREIVRTQSHGASTTGLLSQVKTQFQLGRDSDRNGDLKEALSAYAKAASLVTLMIEKVDPKKGAKDVVVRKGIMDFMDNYGTELKRRTLAVEEKLRTIEKEERERKNVNGVETNGLPDSTSSGGLPSIADRMQSLRNSGLSITTSKRLSNHGQSSAPTSPHPPPSPIPGSARSIQSTTPLSPTSLASAPSISSLASALNGPLPSTSTTSPHSFVPTSAFGPPSPSSSPSSSPKISSNSYISEFTSHFPSIDEIEENGNFALSSVPTGRSTGSTKSTSSRSSKQGIDVPPVSPTPHAALRNFMVPMERPSSTPLTPTANNFASRPASPSNAQPKHIIPIKPSNLSTSSTSASAAAANGNGNYYPISQSPSFSNGLLANKSDIPKKNIATPKELREYMKDYKILLLDVRDRAQFDKEHIKASGAAAVVCIEPAMLKKDGVTGDTLESAMLSTEAATFKNREMWDLVVVYDQNSADVGEKESMLNILMGAIYTNAFKKFLKRPPMVLEGGLDGWKVEMGQQEVEGSSELGIALLSSGSASASASASASTNAGVNVAAAYHTPPPPLPSPSIQSPSLSRTASKNPFATGGPLASSRPRRVSVSNTSNNSPPGQPPFEFWQPSAASSSATQILPGRGRADTNPPIPGSSRGDHKSNYSLDQRSMHSRSPADAGLPSRFAAPDSASSALSRRPALSRTAMSSSGPLSSQAINENVISQPSSPQINGASPITYPSFSRSSGHSAAASTSSFTPAHFDIASPPQASINPSLSRRRSDYIDQSQEAVSGLHRPPIEYPELPSQHTIRPPPAVASPALERQENRPWISQSYTSPPLPSPAPASGKLAAPTPPRINSDWPVRYWSDVSIGMSGLKNLGNTCYMNAPIQCLSASPPFARFFTEGRWKNAVNHVNSLGTKGRLTSAFAQIVHSMWGSELPYQTPTEFRKTICSLNSQYIGSDQHDSQEFLSFLLDGIHEDLNRILQRPTWNRTPEEEAELERLPPQTASEQEWRAWKARNDSIIVDYFQGQFRNQMKCLTCHKTSTTYNTFSILSVPIPHGRSGKVALQRCLDAFFNTEVMEKDDAWDCPRCKTKQRASKQLSLARLPPILVIHLKRFEANGRFSDKIDTFVDFPIKSLDLTSYMPPPLPVGVDREQSHGSPDDPRTQLPPYKYDLYGVTNHVGNLSSGHYTAFVGSRGGWVYCDDSVIKPVDSKQVVSQKAYVLFYKRTKA; the protein is encoded by the exons ATGCCAGGCATCTTACCAACTTCTCCCAATGCGCCTACATTTGGTCACGATTCCT CTTTACCGAACGGTTCACAGAAGTATCGGGAAGATATAGTTCGCGAAATCAAGGACAATGCAAGAGAAATCGTCCGAACGCAGTCCCACGGGGCATCCACCACCGGTTTGCTCAGTCAGGTCAAGACGCAGTTTCAGTTGGGAAGGGACTCTGACCGGAATGGTGATTTGAAAGAAGCTTTGAGTGCCTATGCGAAAGCTGCCAGTCTCGTTACACTTATGATTGAGAAAGTAGATCCTAAGAAAGGGGCGAAGGATGTAGTAGTACGGAAGGGAATCATGGACTTTATGGAT AATTACGGAACTGAGTTGAAAAGGCGGACACTAGCTGTTGAAGAGAAATTAAGAACAATCGagaaagaggaaagagagagaaaaaa TGTCAATGGTGTTGAGACAAATGGGCTTCCTGACAGCACCAGCTCTGGAGGACTACCTAGTATTGCAGATCGAATGCAATCTTTGCGAAACAGTGGCCTTTCGATAACAACTTCCAAACGATTGTCCAATCACGGCCAAAGCAGCGCACCCACGAGTCCACATCCACCCCCTTCTCCAATTCCCGGGTCGGCTCGTTCAATCCAGTCCACCACTCCTTTGTCGCCCACATCCCTCGCATCGGCACCGTCTATATCCTCGTTGGCGTCCGCATTGAACGGCCCGTTGCCATCAACGTCAACGACTTCACCTCATTCTTTTGTTCCTACATCGGCGTTCGGACCTCCatcaccctcttcttcaccttcctccTCACCCAAGATATCCAGCAATAGTTACATATCCGAGTTCACCTCTCATTTCCCTTCCATCGACGaaattgaagaaaacggCAACTTCGCGCTTTCCTCGGTGCCAACCGGAAGAAGTACCGGCTCCACTAAATCCACCTCGTCAAGATCTTCTAAGCAAGGGATAGATGTCCCCCCTGTATCTCCGACACCTCACGCCGCCTTACGCAACTTCATGGTTCCAATGGAGAGACCATCAAGCACACCTTTAACTCCAACCGCCAATAACTTTGCCAGTCGGCCTGCTTCTCCCTCTAATGCGCAACCCAAACATATTATACCAATCAAGCCCTCCAATCTTTCCACGTCGTCCACTTCCGCGTCTGCTGCCGCTGCAAATGGTAACGGAAACTATTATCCTATATCACAAAGTCCGTCTTTCTCGAACGGATTATTGGCGAATAAGTCAGACATACCGAAGAAGAACATAGCAACACCAAAGGAACTGAGAGAATATATGAAAGATTACAAGATTCTTCTGTTGGATGTCAGGGATAGGGCGCAATTTGACAAAGAGCATATTAAAGCGAGTGGCGCCGCTGCAGTGGTCTGTATCGAACCAGCGATGCTTAAGAAAGATGG TGTTACTGGCGACACATTAGAATCTGCAATGTTAAGTACAGAAGCGGCCACATTCAAGAATCGGGAGATGTGGGATCTGGTAGTAGTTTATGACCAGAATTCGGCCGATGTTGGGGAGAAAGAGTCAATGTTGAATATTTTGATGGGAGCGATCTACACTAACGCGTTCAAAAAATTCCTGAAACGTCCACCTATGGTGCTGGAGGGAGGTTTAGATGGATGGAAAGTGGAGATGGGACAACAGGAGGTAGAGGGAAGCTCGGAGCTTGGGATTGCGCTTCTGTCGTCAGGTTCAGCCAGCGCCAGCGCAAGTGCAAGTGCCAGCACAAATGCAGGAGTCAACGTTGCAGCGGCATATCAcaccccaccaccaccactaccgTCTCCTTCCATTCAATCACCATCATTATCCCGAACGGCTTCAAAAAACCCCTTTGCAACCGGTGGGCCACTGGCTTCTTCAAGACCGAGACGCGTGTCGGTTTCGAATACTTCTAATAATTCCCCTCCAGGACAGCCACCTTTCGAATTCTGGCAACCGTCCGCTGCCAGTAGTTCTGCAACGCAAATATTACCTGGACGAGGCAGAGCAGACACAAACCCACCCATTCCCGGTTCGAGTCGGGGTGATCACAAGAGTAATTACTCACTCGATCAGAGGTCTATGCATTCCAG ATCACCTGCTGACGCAGGATTACCTAGTCGATTCGCGGCGCCTGACAGCGCATCTAGTGCTTTGTCGCGACGGCCAGCCTTGTCCAGAACTGCCATGTCATCTTCAGGACCGCTTTCTTCACAAGCAATCAATGAGAAT GTAATCTCGCAGCCCAGTTCACCGCAAATTAATGGAGCCTCCCCAATTACGtatccttccttctcccGTTCATCAGGTCATTCAGCGGCGGCCTCCACTTCTTCCTTCACTCCAGCGCACTTCGATATTGCATCTCCACCGCAAGCCTCCATCAACCCTTCGCTATCCAGGCGACGAAGCGACTACATTGATCAATCCCAGGAAGCCGTGTCTGGATTGCATAGACCGCCAATAGAATACCCAGAGCTACCATCTCAACACACCATCCGACCACCACCAGCTGTTGCCTCCCCTGCACTGGAGAGGCAAGAAAACCGGCCTTGGATAagccaaagctatacatctCCACCCTTACCTTCTCCTGCTCCAGCGTCAGGAAAATTGGCCGCACCGACGCCACCGAGGATCAATTCAGATTGGCCTGTCAGGTATTGGTCGGATGTCTCAATTGGGATGTCTGGGTTGAAGAATTTAGGGAATACATGTTATATGAACGCCCCGATCCAGTGTCTCAGTGCGTCGCCACCGTTTGCAAGGTTTTTCACTG AGGGCAGATGGAAAAACGCCGTGAACCACGTGAATTCTTTGGGAACGAAGGGTCGTCTTACATCTGCATTTGCTCAGATTGTTCATTCAATGTGGGGAAGCGAGCTGCCTTATCAAACACCGACCGAGTTTAGA AAAACGATATGCTCGCTAAATAGTCAATATATCGGCTCGGACCAACACGACTCTCAAGAGTTCCTCTCCTTCCTATTGGATGGGATCCACGAAGACCTGAATAGAATATTACAGCGGCCTACGTGGAATCGGActccagaggaagaggcagaACTGGAACGATTACCTCCTCAGACTGCTAGTGAACAAGAGTGGAGAGCGTGGAAGGCGAGGAACGATAGCATCATCGTTGATTACTTCCAGGGTCAGTTTAGGAATCAAATGAAATGTCTGACCTGCCATAAG ACTTCGACAACCTATAATACGTTTTCAATCTTGTCAGTTCCGATACCACATGGTAGAAGCGGGAAAGTTGCTCTGCAACGATGTCTGGATGCGTTTTTCAACACGGAGGTGATGGAGAAGGACGACGCCTG GGATTGTCCTCGGTGCAAAACAAAGCAGCGGGCGTCTAAACAGCTATCACTCGCAAGATTGCCACCTATTCTTGTCATTCATCTCAAGCGTTTTGAAGCTAATGGCCGATTCTCGGACAAGATAGACACTTTTGTGGATTTTCCTATCAAATCTTTAGACCTCACTTCATATATGCCTCCTCCGTTACCTGTAGGTGTGGATCGTGAACAGTCGCATGGTTCACCGGATGATCCTAGGACTCAGCTTCCTCCGTACAAATATGATTTGTATGGAGTCACTAATCATGTTGGAAACCTAAGCAGTGGCCATT ACACTGCGTTCGTCGGTTCACGAGGAGGATGGGTGTATTGTGACGACAGCGTAATCAAACCGGTAGATTCCAAGCAAGTCGTC AGCCAGAAAGCATATGTCCTATTTTACAAGCGAACGAAAGCATGA